In Micromonospora sp. NBC_01813, the following are encoded in one genomic region:
- a CDS encoding ABC transporter permease — MVDLRAAGGPGDSADDAAPVVAVGTARGGRFATVLIAVGASILAVVALAALAAPLLSSWGPEEIDPAGTLLAPGGNHLLGTDINGMDVWSRVLHAGRLDLGIAVAAVALAVFAGTTLGLIAGYFGGWVDDVLMRLLDIFQAFPTFILALAVAALLGGGTVNLILTIALVNAPGYARLVRAEVRSVRELPFIDAAVTSGASHLGVIWRHVLPNSLTPVRVIAPLGCGWAMLTLAGLSFLGLGISVPTAEWGSMISLGSPDVVAGRWWTSVPPGLFLLVSVFGFSLLGEGLQERAEAKRR; from the coding sequence CACCGCCCGGGGCGGGCGGTTCGCCACCGTACTGATCGCCGTCGGCGCCTCGATCCTCGCCGTGGTCGCGCTCGCCGCGCTCGCCGCACCGCTGCTGAGCTCCTGGGGCCCAGAAGAGATCGACCCGGCCGGCACGCTGCTGGCACCGGGCGGCAACCACCTGCTCGGCACCGACATCAACGGCATGGACGTGTGGAGCCGGGTGCTGCACGCCGGCCGGCTCGACCTGGGCATCGCCGTCGCCGCCGTCGCCCTCGCCGTGTTCGCCGGCACCACCCTCGGCCTGATCGCCGGCTACTTCGGCGGCTGGGTCGACGACGTGCTGATGCGGCTGCTCGACATCTTCCAGGCGTTCCCCACCTTCATCCTGGCCCTCGCGGTCGCCGCCCTGCTCGGCGGCGGCACCGTCAACCTGATCCTGACCATCGCCCTGGTCAACGCCCCCGGCTACGCCCGGCTGGTCCGCGCCGAGGTCCGCTCGGTCCGCGAACTGCCGTTCATCGACGCCGCCGTCACCTCCGGCGCGTCGCACCTGGGCGTGATCTGGCGGCACGTGCTGCCGAACAGCCTCACCCCGGTCCGGGTGATCGCCCCGCTGGGCTGCGGCTGGGCGATGCTGACCCTGGCCGGGCTGTCCTTCCTCGGGCTGGGCATCTCGGTGCCGACCGCCGAATGGGGATCGATGATCAGCCTCGGCTCGCCGGACGTGGTCGCCGGCCGCTGGTGGACCTCGGTCCCGCCCGGCCTGTTCCTGCTGGTCAGCGTGTTCGGGTTCAGCCTGCTCGGCGAAGGCCTGCAGGAACGCGCCGAAGCGAAGCGGCGGTGA